Below is a genomic region from Methanococcus vannielii SB.
TTTTTGCCATATTTACCACGGTAGGATAATATGCTTTATTTTCGGAATAAAACATTATCGTATCCCATATTGGAAAAACCAATTTTTCAAAAGTTTTCCATTCATTTGAACCGTTACTAAGTATGAATTTAACATTACAGTATGATTCAGGTTCTTCAGTATATACTGGGCTTTTATGATACCTTGAAATATCTCCAACATCGACTGTACCATATAAACAGTATTTTTCCTTTCCAACTTTAAAATGGTCAAGATGGCTTGTACCTATAGTTACTTCTACTTCAAAGGGAGCTTCACAGTACCCCTTAAAACTGTCTTTTGGAGGTACTACAACGGGCTCTTCAAAAAATATTGACATATAATGAACTCCATATCCGGTAGCCGGACTTGGAATTATTTTTAAAGAATAAGAAGATTTTTTAATAAGACACGAATACTTTCCACGTTTATATCTGATTAAATTATTATACTCTTCAATTTCAATTTCAAAATCAAATACTTTGAATTTTTCAGGCATTAGCGGTTTATATCCAAACATGAACAAATATTCTATTTTTCAAAGATTTATACTTTTTGTAAAATACTTTTTGCAAACTAAAAAAAGCAATATTTTAAAAATTTTATTTTTAAATTTATGGTTTTAAAAAGTAAAGGTGGCTTTTACATTTGCAATCGCTACATCCAAAGCCAAAAATTCCCTTTAGAATAGCTTCAAAATCTTTTGAAACACTGCACTCAAAACTGCCATCTGTAACATATATTTCCTTAATGTTTCCAAATTCCAGTAAATAATCTATATGCCACCGTTTCTTTTTTTCATCCGATAAGTGGCGGTTTATCCGGTTATAAAGATTTAATGAATTGCCCATTGCAGAACCGATATAAAAATAATCTCCTTTTTCAAATTGAATTTCTTTTTTCCCAACTAAAATATTCTTTGAATTATTTATCTTTATTCTTAACACGTAAGTTCCACGTTCTCTTGGAATTTTTGTTTTTGAAACCTTTTTAAAATTATATTTTTCATAAATCTTTAAAATTTCTAAAATCGAACTATAATAAGGGCATATTTTTTTAATCTCGGGAAAACAAGAACTGCATTTTGGAACAAAACCACATATATCTTGCCCGAAAATTACTAAACTGTTATTTATTTGTTTCCAGTATTTTTTTGGAAGCTTTTTTCTTAGGGCCATTTCTGTTTCATTAGGGTTTTTCGTATCTACGTAATTTAAACGATTTGTAATTCTATGAACGTGCGTATCAACACATATTGCATCTTCACTAAATGCAAGAGTCATTACTAGGTTTGCAGTTTTTCTACCGACTCCTGGAAGTTTTACAAGTTCATCGATTGAATTTGGGATTTTTGAATTGTACTTTTCAACCAAGATTTTTCCAAGTTCTTTTAAGTTTTTAGATTTTGTTTTATAAAAGCCAGCCGGATAAACAAGCTTTTCTAACTCGTTAATTGGAATATTTAAAAGGTCTTCTGGATTTTGTATTACTCTAAAAAGATTTTTTGAGACTTTTGCAGTAGTTTCATCTTTTGTTCTTGCGCTTAAACTTGTGGAAACTAAAATTTTAAATGCCCGTTCTTCAAAAGTTGAATTTTTAGAAATTTGATCTACAACTGCATCTTTTTTTAATTTTTCGCTTAAAATATCTAAAAATCCATCAAAATTACTTTCAATCGGGTCCATTTTTATCTCCAAAAAGATTTTTTATACTACTTAAAATAAAAATTATAATGTGTAAAATTAATCACGTATCTTATTTATCCATTTTATATTTATTTATCGATATTTAATGATTTATACTAATATATACTAATATATACCCATGTTTAATTATAAAGGGGTTTTTTATGCACAAATTAATTGTTAAGGAACTTCAAAGTCACTTGCCCTATACCATTTTTGGCGGGATTTTAGGAGTTATATTTTTAAGTATTTTTTATGGGGTATCTTCTGATTTATCCTATTTTTTATTTTACAAACTACATTCTCTACACGTTTTTTTAAGCGCATTTGTGACAACATCAGTTTATAAGCTTAAAAAAACAAACGTATCAGGGTTAAAAGATATTTTGCTTTTATTTTTTATCGGGTATATCGGTTCAATAGGAATTGCAACACTTAGTGACTCCTTAATTCCTTATTTTGGGGAAATATTGTTGGATTTACCAAACAGGGGTCCCCATATCGGTTTTATTGAAGAATGGTACATAATAAACCCCCTTGCATTTCTTGGAATAATTATTGCTTATTTTAGACCGTTAACAAAACTTCCACACTCATTTCATGTATTATTAAGTACTTCTGCATCCCTTTTTCATATAATAATATCATTAAATAGCAGTTTATCTATTTTTACATATTTAATAATTTTATTTTTCTTAATTATTGCTGTATGGATACCCTGCTGTACTAGCGATATAATATTTCCAATGATTTTTGTAAATGATAAAAATGCCTTAAATACTATAAAAAACTTATAATTTTGGGATTATTTATTAGTTAATATATTTATATATAATTATATTAATATATTCTTTATTTTCTATTTTTTCTTTATTTTTTTAGTTTTAAGTTCATGCTTAGAGTTACATTCATATTATATACTATAATTTAGTATGAATTATTGAATTGCATTTTAATTGGGGCACATGGATATAAAACCCAAATTATGGTGAAACCGTGTATAAAATCTGCGTAATAGAAGGAGACGGGATCGGGAAAGAAGTAATTCCTGCAGCAATAACCGTTCTTAAAGCAACAGGTTTGGAATTTGATTTTAACTATGCCGAAGCTGGGGACGAAGTTTTTGAAAAGACTGGAGTGGCACTTCCGGAAAAAACCATTGAAGCAGCAAAAAATGCTGATGCAGTACTTTTTGGTGCAGCCGGTGAAACTGCAGCTGACGTTATCGTAAAATTAAGAAAAATATTGGATACTTATGCAAATGTAAGGCCAGTAAAATCTTATAATGGCATAAACTGTTTAAAAACCGGAATTGATTATGTAATTGTAAGGGAAAATACTGAAGGGCTGTATGCTGGAATTGAAGCAGAAATTGCTGATGGAATTACTACTGCTACTAGGGTTATTACAAGGAGCGCTTCTGAAAAAATTTTTAAATTTGCATTTGAAATGGCAAAAAATAGAAAAGAAGAGGGTAAATCTGGAAAGGTAACCTGTGCACATAAAGCAAATGTTTTAAAAATAACTGATGGCCTTTTCAAAAGAACATTTTACGACGTTTCAAAAGGATATAACTTACCCGCTGAAGACTTTTATGTTGATGCAATGAATATGTATATTATTTCAAGGCCTGAAACTTTTGACGTAGTTGTTACTTCAAACCTTTTTGGAGATATTCTTTCAGACGGTGCAGCAGGAATGGTTGGGGGACTTGGAATGGCCCCATCTGGAAATGTAGGGGATAAATACGGATTATTTGAACCAATTCACGGTTCAGCTCCAGATATTGCGGGAAAACAGATTGCAAATCCTACTGCAACTATTTTAGCCGCTGTTATGATGCTTAGGTTTTTAAATGAAAATAAAATTGCAGAAATGGTTGAAAAAGCACTTGAAGAAGTACTTGAGCTTAAACTTACAACTCCAGATTTGGGTGGAACCCTTTCAACCAGTCAGATGGCAGAAGAAGTATCAAAAAGACTTAAAAATTAATAAACTATTTAACTTTAGATTTTAATTATTTTACTGCCCTCAACACTTTAACTTTTATATTTAAATTTTATGCTTTAGAAAACTTAATAAACTAACTGTGTTATTATTAATTTAGAAAAACCAATTAGTTTTGAGTAAAAAATGGGTGAGCAATTATGGACTACGATATCTTGAAAATCATGGAAAAAGCCCCACTTTATTCTGGAAAAGCTAAATCCGTTTACGAAATTGAAGGAACGGATGAAGTTTTAGTGGAATTTAGGGACGATATTACCGCAGGAAATGGTTTAAAACATGATGTAAAGTCCGGTAAAGGTTACTTAAACACAATAATTTCTGTAGAGTTATTTAAATTACTCGAAGAAAATGGTGTTCAAACACACTTTATCAAGTATGTGGAACCAAGCCACATGATTTCAAAAAAAGTCGATATTATCCCCCTTGAAGTAATCGTTAGAAACGTTGCTGCTGGAAGTTTGTGTAAAAAATACCCATTTGAATCCGGTAAAGACTTAGAAACGCCGATTTTACAGTTTGACTATAAAAATGATGATTACGGCGACCCTATGTTAAATAATGAGATTGCAATTGCTTTAAACCTTGCAACTGAAGAAGAATTGGCAGAAATTAAAAAACTTGCTTTAGAAGTAAATACGGTTCTTAAAAATTATTTTGATACAATCGGGATAATTTTGGTTGATTTTAAAATTGAAGTTGGAAAAACTTCTGATGGAAAAATAATAGTTGCAGATGAAATCAGTCCTGATACCATGAGGCTGTGGGATAAAGAAACTAAAGACGTGCTTGATAAAGACGTATTTAGAAAAGATCTTGGAGATGTCTTAGAAAAATATAGAATCGTTGCTAAAAAAATTGGATGCTTAAAATAATTAATTTTTATTTTTTCTTTTACCAACTGGTGTAATTATGGTGGCTAAACCTGTTAAAAAACTTATTTTGTTTGATTTAGATAGTACCCTTATAGACTGCGAAGTTATTGATGAAATTGCAAAACTTGCAGGAGTGGAAGGGGAAGTTAAAAAAATAACAAATGATGCAATGAAGGGCAACCTTAAATTTGAAGATTCTTTAAAACAGCGTGTTATATTTTTAAAGGGCCTTGAATCCGAAAAAATTGACTTTTTTGTTCAAAAAATTCCAATAATGAATGGAGCAAAAGAACTTATTTTAGAACTTAAGAAAATTGGTTATGTTACTGGAGTTGTAAGTGGGGGATTTACTTTTGCAGCCAATGAGGTTAAAAAAATACTTTCACTTGACTATGCTTATTCAAACACTCTTTTGTCAAATGACGGTAGGCTTACAGGTGAAGTAATTGGCCCAGTTATGGGTGAATCTGCAAAAGGCGATATTTTAGAAGAAATTGCAAAAAAAGAGAATATTTCCCTTGAAAATACGGTGGTAGTTGGGGATGGTGCAAATGACATTAGCATGTTTGAAAAAGCAGGATTTAGAATTGCTTTTTGTGCCAAGGAAATTTTAAAGTCAAAAGCTGACGTATGCATAGATAAAAAAGACTTAAGAGAAATATTGGACTATTTAAAATAATTTAATCGCTTTTTTTACACGTAATTTATTTTTTGACACTTTTTTCAGATATTAAATAAAAATATTTATATATCTTACAATAAAAATTTATTAATGTTAAATAGGGGGTTTGGTGTTAAAAATGGATTACAATACGATAAAAATTAAACTTGACCAAATAAATAATCAGATAAAAGAGCTCTATGAAAAATCTAAGGAATTAAAAGATATTAGAGATACTGCAAATGATGATGTTAAAAAATATAAGGATTTAAGGGAAGATATAAATAACCATGTAAAAGAGCAGATTGAAGAAATACGTGTTTTAAAGCAGAAACGGGCAGAAATGCTAAATGAATTTAAATCCATGAAGATTAGCAAAAATTATCTTTCACAAAAAATTGAACAGCTTGAAAATACGCTTCAAACAAAGCCGATGTCACTTGACCAAGAAAAAGAGATTATAAAAGATATTGAGTCTTATCAAAAACTTTATGAAAAGGCAAAAGAGCTCGAAGAGTTAAACGAAACTATAAAAACAAAGTCTGATGGCATATCTCTTCTTGTAAATCAATCTTCAGATGAGCATAGAAAGGTGCTTGAGAATGCAAAAATAAGTGCTGAAACTCACCAAGACCTTTTAAAAACCTATGCAAAAATAAACGAGTTAAAGTCAAAGGCTTCAGAAATGTATGATGAATTAAAGGAGCAGAAGATAAAAGAAATGGCAGAAGAAGAATTTTAATCTTTTTAAATAATTCACGTGAAATTATGAATTATGTTAATGTACAACCTTACAAATTAATAGGGAACCTTTCAGTAATACATGGTTTAAAAAACGAAGAAAAAATTCTTCTTGGAACTGACGGAAGTATAACAAACCTTTTAGAAATAATTTTTGGACAAGAGGTGATGGTAAGAACAATTTATCAGGAAATAGTGGATAATATAAATTATAGATCTGTAGTATTATATGTAAACGAGATTCCATTAATATATGCTACATCTAAAACTCCTTTAGAAAATATAGGCGAACGTAAAATTCGTGAAACGATAAAAAAAGACCTTTTATCAGCAGATATACCAATTGGTAAAATTTTAAGAAACCATAACCTCGAAACTAGGCGAGAAATTATAGATATCAGTGTTAAAGAAGCTTCAAAAGAGGCTAAAAACTTACTAGTGCCTAAGAGAAAATACGTTCCCCAAAGAACGTACAATATAATTTATAACCAAAAAGTATTGATGGAGATAACTGAAGTATTTAACTTGAGCGATTACCTCTAGTAAGTGATTTTATGTTAAAAGAAGCACTTTTTTACGAGTTTCTTGAAAATTCTTCTAGCGTCAAATGCAATTTATGCTATAAACACTGTAAAATATCTATTGGAAAACGGGGAATATGTGGCGGTAGAAAAAACATTTCAGGTAAACTTTATTCTATAAACTATGGAAAGTTATGTGCAACTGCAATTGACCAAATTGAAAAAAAGCCATTATTTAATTATCGGCCAAAAACAAGTGTTTTTTCAATTGCAAGTGCAGGGTGTAACTTTAAGTGTATGCACTGCCAAAACTGGGAAATAAGTCAGGCATTGCCAGAAGAAATTCCATTTACTGAGTTGACTCCCAAAGAGGTTTTAAATCTTGCTAAAAATTACCATTGCGAGGGAATTGCTTATACGTACACGGAACCAACAATATTTTATGAGTTTATGAAGGATACAATAGATGCTTCAAAAAACATGAATTTATTTAATGTAATGATTACAAATGGATATATTGAAAAAGAACCATTAAAAAAGCTTGGAATAGATGCTATGAATATAGATATTAAGGGAAATAGTGAATTTTATAAAAAAGTATGCTTTGGGGAACTTGAACCGGTTTTAGAAACGTGTGTTTTAGCAAAAAAGCTTGGAATTCATGTCGAAATAACTAACCTCATAGTTCCAAAATATAATGACAATCAAAAAGATATCGAGTTTATTGTAAATTTTGTAAAAGATGAACTTGGAATAGATACTCCACTTCACTTTACTGCATTTTATCCAACTTACAAATTAACTAATATTGAAAAAACAAGTATTAATACCCTTAAAAAAGCAAGGGATATCGGGGTAAATGCAGGATTACACTACGTATATGTTGGCAACGTTCCTTATGGTACTGGATATAATACTTACTGCCCAAACTGTGGGGAAACATTAATAGAACGGTTTAGTTATCAACGACCAAATATTAATTTAAATACGGATTCAAAAGTTCCTAACTGCCCAAAATGCGGTGAAAAAGTAAATATTACTATTTAAACTTTTTTAATTTTAAATATATTTTTGGTGATTTTTTTGAGGTACTTGGAATTATGTACGATTGAATATGCAAAAAATATAATCAATAGTTTTCTTGAAAAAACAGGTATCGAAGAGGTAACACTTTTAGAACTTTCAGGAAGGATTCTTGCAGAAGATATAGTTTCAGATATTGATGTTCCCCCATTTGACCGCTCAAGAATGGATGGTTATGCATTAAAAGCAAAAAATACGTTTGATGCAGATGAAAATAGTCCTGTTGAACTGAAAATTATTGATTCAGTAAGGGCGGGAAATAATTCAAACTTTGAAATAAATGATTTTGAGTGTATAGAAATTGCAACTGGGGCCCCAATGCCTAAAGGGGCAGATGCAGTTTTAATGGTTGAATATACTGAAAATTTAGGTAATTTTGTAAAAATTTACGATGCAGTTTCCCCTCATGAAAATATCCAATATTGTGGAAACGACATAATGGCGGGGGAGCTTATATTACGTAAAAATACAAAGATTTCGCCAAGGGATATCGGTGCAATTTCGGCAATTGGTAAAAATAAGGTAAAAGTATACAAAAAATTAAATATTGGACTTATTTCAACAGGAAATGAGTTAATAAATCCAGATGAAAAATTAAGTCATTATAAAATTTACGATGTAAATACGTATACAATAGCGTCTTCAATAGTTGAAAAAGGTTGGAACTTTAATTTTTATGGGATTGTTAGGGATAATAAGGAAGAATTAGTCAATAAACTAAAGCAAGCAATTACTTGCGATGTGGTAC
It encodes:
- a CDS encoding DUF432 domain-containing protein, coding for MFGYKPLMPEKFKVFDFEIEIEEYNNLIRYKRGKYSCLIKKSSYSLKIIPSPATGYGVHYMSIFFEEPVVVPPKDSFKGYCEAPFEVEVTIGTSHLDHFKVGKEKYCLYGTVDVGDISRYHKSPVYTEEPESYCNVKFILSNGSNEWKTFEKLVFPIWDTIMFYSENKAYYPTVVNMAKNGNVEMINTIKSPKSGLNGTKNVTPVSGFLRRI
- a CDS encoding DUF123 domain-containing protein, giving the protein MDPIESNFDGFLDILSEKLKKDAVVDQISKNSTFEERAFKILVSTSLSARTKDETTAKVSKNLFRVIQNPEDLLNIPINELEKLVYPAGFYKTKSKNLKELGKILVEKYNSKIPNSIDELVKLPGVGRKTANLVMTLAFSEDAICVDTHVHRITNRLNYVDTKNPNETEMALRKKLPKKYWKQINNSLVIFGQDICGFVPKCSSCFPEIKKICPYYSSILEILKIYEKYNFKKVSKTKIPRERGTYVLRIKINNSKNILVGKKEIQFEKGDYFYIGSAMGNSLNLYNRINRHLSDEKKKRWHIDYLLEFGNIKEIYVTDGSFECSVSKDFEAILKGIFGFGCSDCKCKSHLYFLKP
- a CDS encoding 3-isopropylmalate dehydrogenase; the protein is MYKICVIEGDGIGKEVIPAAITVLKATGLEFDFNYAEAGDEVFEKTGVALPEKTIEAAKNADAVLFGAAGETAADVIVKLRKILDTYANVRPVKSYNGINCLKTGIDYVIVRENTEGLYAGIEAEIADGITTATRVITRSASEKIFKFAFEMAKNRKEEGKSGKVTCAHKANVLKITDGLFKRTFYDVSKGYNLPAEDFYVDAMNMYIISRPETFDVVVTSNLFGDILSDGAAGMVGGLGMAPSGNVGDKYGLFEPIHGSAPDIAGKQIANPTATILAAVMMLRFLNENKIAEMVEKALEEVLELKLTTPDLGGTLSTSQMAEEVSKRLKN
- the purC gene encoding phosphoribosylaminoimidazolesuccinocarboxamide synthase; this encodes MDYDILKIMEKAPLYSGKAKSVYEIEGTDEVLVEFRDDITAGNGLKHDVKSGKGYLNTIISVELFKLLEENGVQTHFIKYVEPSHMISKKVDIIPLEVIVRNVAAGSLCKKYPFESGKDLETPILQFDYKNDDYGDPMLNNEIAIALNLATEEELAEIKKLALEVNTVLKNYFDTIGIILVDFKIEVGKTSDGKIIVADEISPDTMRLWDKETKDVLDKDVFRKDLGDVLEKYRIVAKKIGCLK
- the serB gene encoding phosphoserine phosphatase SerB, with amino-acid sequence MVAKPVKKLILFDLDSTLIDCEVIDEIAKLAGVEGEVKKITNDAMKGNLKFEDSLKQRVIFLKGLESEKIDFFVQKIPIMNGAKELILELKKIGYVTGVVSGGFTFAANEVKKILSLDYAYSNTLLSNDGRLTGEVIGPVMGESAKGDILEEIAKKENISLENTVVVGDGANDISMFEKAGFRIAFCAKEILKSKADVCIDKKDLREILDYLK
- a CDS encoding DUF7121 family protein; translated protein: MDYNTIKIKLDQINNQIKELYEKSKELKDIRDTANDDVKKYKDLREDINNHVKEQIEEIRVLKQKRAEMLNEFKSMKISKNYLSQKIEQLENTLQTKPMSLDQEKEIIKDIESYQKLYEKAKELEELNETIKTKSDGISLLVNQSSDEHRKVLENAKISAETHQDLLKTYAKINELKSKASEMYDELKEQKIKEMAEEEF
- a CDS encoding chorismate--pyruvate lyase family protein; translated protein: MNYVNVQPYKLIGNLSVIHGLKNEEKILLGTDGSITNLLEIIFGQEVMVRTIYQEIVDNINYRSVVLYVNEIPLIYATSKTPLENIGERKIRETIKKDLLSADIPIGKILRNHNLETRREIIDISVKEASKEAKNLLVPKRKYVPQRTYNIIYNQKVLMEITEVFNLSDYL
- the amrS gene encoding AmmeMemoRadiSam system radical SAM enzyme encodes the protein MLKEALFYEFLENSSSVKCNLCYKHCKISIGKRGICGGRKNISGKLYSINYGKLCATAIDQIEKKPLFNYRPKTSVFSIASAGCNFKCMHCQNWEISQALPEEIPFTELTPKEVLNLAKNYHCEGIAYTYTEPTIFYEFMKDTIDASKNMNLFNVMITNGYIEKEPLKKLGIDAMNIDIKGNSEFYKKVCFGELEPVLETCVLAKKLGIHVEITNLIVPKYNDNQKDIEFIVNFVKDELGIDTPLHFTAFYPTYKLTNIEKTSINTLKKARDIGVNAGLHYVYVGNVPYGTGYNTYCPNCGETLIERFSYQRPNINLNTDSKVPNCPKCGEKVNITI